From the Cryptomeria japonica chromosome 2, Sugi_1.0, whole genome shotgun sequence genome, one window contains:
- the LOC131054999 gene encoding protein trichome birefringence-like 14 has product MLRKNKVCYDMKGSALSGLRGKQVSLTLVALICMTFLVWGWERVPFSNVFPAVDSIPRVVRYGNMHQDNRLGMFFSGSPLETPSGIENSFFTSAGGSPSISAEKSLPIRPFLPDMSGTTEELTSDRSSPKSEKDVLVGVYNPDANTTLHSSSSEEENSAVVGESASIETKVCDYNIGKWVEDSHRPLYSGKMCKRWLSEMWACRLTQRTDFSYEKYRWQPDNCDMPDFEGQEFLKRMQSKTLAFIGDSLGRQQFQSMMCILTGGKDSPDVEDVGKAYGLVRARHAIRPDGWAFRFPKTNTTVLYYWSASICNVEPLNLPDPLTNWAMHLDRPPWFLSQNIHRFDVVVLNTGHHWNRGKLNANRWQMYLNGQPDNGKSMRDIRSAQNFTVHSVVKWLDGQLNKHPNLRAFMRTLSPRHFFNGDWDSGGRCDNTSPLSRANKSPEDRAHDPVSENAVKGTRVELLDITGFSQLRDEAHMSKYMLRAKNGAQDCLHWCLPGVPDTWNELLFAQLFFPLGKNSSVNMIS; this is encoded by the exons ATGTTGAGAAAAAATAAAGTCTGTTACGATATGAAAGGGTCAGCTTTATCGGGATTGAGAGGGAAGCAGGTGTCCCTAACACTTGTTGCACTGATCTGCATGACATTTCTTGTTTGGGGATGGGAAAGGgttccattttcaaatgttttcCCAGCAGTTGATAGCATCCCAAGAGTTGTTCGCTATGGCAATATGCATCAGGACAATCGATTAGGAATGTTTTTTTCAG GGTCACCTCTGGAAACACCTTCAGGCATTGAAAATTCTTTCTTCACATCAGCTGGAGGATCTCCATCTATTTCAGCTGAAAAGTCACTACCCATTAGGCCATTTCTGCCTGACATGTCTGGCACAACTGAAGAGTTAACATCTGATAGGTCTTCTCCTAAGTCAGAGAAAGATGTCCTTGTTGGAGTTTACAACCCAGAtgcaaataccactcttcattcCAGCTCATCTGAAGAAGAGAATTCTGCAGTAGTTGGAGAATCAGCATCCATTGAGACAAAAG tatgtgattacaatatagGAAAATGGGTTGAGGATAGCCACAGGCCCTTATATTCAGGCAAAATGTGTAAGCGCTGGTTATCAGAAATGTGGGCATGCAGGCTAACACAACGTACTGATTTTTCATACGAGAAGTACCGCTGGCAGCCCGATAACTGTGACATGCCTGACTTTGAAGGACAGGAGTTTCTTAAAAG AATGCAGAGCAAGACACTTGCATTTATTGGGGATTCACTGGGAAGACAACAGTTCCAATCTATGATGTGCATCCTTACTGGTGGAAAAGATAGCCCAGATGTTGAAGATGTAGGTAAAGCATATGGTTTGGTCCGTGCTCGACATGCAATTAGGCCAGATGGCTGGGCATTTAGGTTTCCTAAGACAAACACAACTGTTTTGTACTATTGGTCAGCAAGCATCTGTAATGTTGAACCATTGAACTTGCCTGATCCATTAACCAACTGGGCAATGCATCTCGATCGACCTCCATGGTTtttaagtcaaaatattcataGGTTTGATGTTGTGGTTTTAAACACAGGGCACCATTGGAACAGAGGGAAATTAAACGCAAATAGATGGCAGATGTATTTGAATGGACAGCCAGACAATGGCAAGTCCATGAGAGACATCAGAAGTGCTCAAAATTTCACGGTGCACAGTGTTGTGaaatggcttgatggacagttaaATAAGCATCCTAATCTAAGGGCTTTTATGAGAACTTTATCACCTCGGCACTTCTTCAATGGGGATTGGGATTCAGGAGGTCGCTGTGATAACACATCACCATTGTCTAGAGCAAATAAATCTCCAGAGGATCGAGCTCATGATCCAGTGTCTGAAAATGCTGTGAAGGGTACACGAGTTGAACTTTTGGATATTACTGGCTTTTCACAGTTAAGAGATGAGGCACATATGTCAAAATATATGCTCAGAGCGAAGAATGGTGCTCAAGATTGCCTTCATTGGTGTCTTCCAGGAGTTCCTGATACATGGAATGAGCTTCTCTTTGCACAGCTGTTTTTTCCATTGGGGAAGAATTCATCAGTCAATATGATATCATAG